One stretch of Emys orbicularis isolate rEmyOrb1 chromosome 7, rEmyOrb1.hap1, whole genome shotgun sequence DNA includes these proteins:
- the LOC135880838 gene encoding protein NDNF-like gives MLFAKYHLNSSKSKSSEVLGNLDALLKVLKMFRFWIYLPFHLLVAMCLCHSIKVPTSSQHSFKSDLFNCNHSLILADGKETTVHLLKDIPKRYCFILEEDRAPAPFTVTVTPCDVPIEWSILVHKASTNFLGKAARGDYDTLEATKSQKIPKLVSMIFNYKGNSVETYMGMSSYSAFYMLEFLSIERDTHITVYLTTDTTSGHLYPELPLDPRIDVIGIGHATVTLAWKHSPSVLKHKENIQYCLLVNEKHNYKSLCAAETAIRSSGMKSPPALALSLFPYLLDHQQVMILSNSELSIINRVSNGEVRQICMGTKNTYTVPNLRPSTQYYFDVFVVNLLTNASAAYTGTFARTLEEPEPKVIELKDGKVIHLTLDGKKQKFYSLQYQARHKKIQFIFQSCSGQVGVQITRNGKVLASENIAGFRHFSLKGKLLDTYLVQLRSMDHTNSSVKVQVSSHFHKPFFPLLPESLKIKSFSKLRTCNSVTIAWLGTQEQSKYCVYKKRIKEDQVWMEVRSADRCSGPKSRHNSEKVLCKYFYDINLRRAVTTQTIKGLEAGTLYLFDVYLTEPSGIPVRYHSKVVKTRKKC, from the exons ATGTTGTTTGCAAAATACCATTTAAACAGCAGCAAGAGTAAAAGCTCTGAAGTGCTGGGCAATTTGGATGCCTTATTAAAAG TGCTGAAGATGTTCAGATTCTGGATTTACCTGCCTTTCCATCTTCTCGTGGCCATGTGTTTGTGTCATTCTATAAAGGTGCCCACCAGTTCCCAACACAGCTTTAAGAGTGATCTCTTCAACTGTAATCATTCCCTGATTCTTGCAGACGGTAAGGAAACCACAGTCCACCTGTTGAAGGATATACCTAAAAG GTACTGTTTCATTCTGGAGGAAGACAGAGCCCCAGCTCCTTTCACGGTAACCGTGACACCCTGTGATGTTCCCATTGAATGGAGTATACTGGTACATAAGGCATCAACAAACTTCCTTGGAAAAGCAGCACGTG GTGATTATGACACTCTTGAAGCCACAAAATCGCAGAAGATTCCAAAGTTGGTGTCCATGATATTTAACTATAAAGGAAATTCTGTGGAGACTTATATGGGTATGTCTTCCTATTCTGCTTTCTATATGCTGGAGTTCCTATCAATTGAACGAGACACACACATTACTGTATACTTAACAACTGACACAACATCTGGGCATCTGTATCCAGAACTTCCATTAGATCCACGCATAGATGTTATCGGTATTGGCCATGCAACTGTGACTCTAGCTTGGAAACACAGCCCATCGGTCTTAAAGCACAAAGAAAACATCCAGTATTGTCTTCTCGTCAATGAAAAACACAACTACAAGAGTTTATGTGCAGCTGAGACAGCTATCAGATCTTCAGGTATGAAATCGCCACCAGCGCTAgctctttctctctttccataTCTTCTAGACCATCAACAGGTGATGATACTGTCCAATAGTGAATTAAGTATCATCAACAGGGTTAGTaatggggaagtgaggcagatATGCATGGGCACCAAGAATACTTATACAGTGCCCAACCTTAGACCCAGCACTCAATATTACTTCGATGTTTTTGTAGTCAACCTCCTCACTAATGCAAGTGCTGCCTACACTGGAACATTTGCAAGAACTCTTGAGGAACCTGAGCCTAAAGTTATTGAGCTGAAGGATGGGAAGGTAATTCATCTAACCCTGGATGGGAAAAAGCAGAAATTCTATAGCTTGCAGTACCAGGCTAGACACAAGAAGATCCAATTCATCTTTCAATCTTGTAGTGGCCAAGTAGGGGTTCAGATAACAAGGAATGGTAAAGTACTGGCCTCAGAAAACATTGCAGGCTTCAGACATTTCTCACTGAAGGGAAAGCTGCTGGACACATATTTGGTGCAGCTAAGGTCCATGGACCATACTAATTCTTCTGTGAAAGTTCAAGTATCCTCTCACTTCCACAAGCCTTTTTTCCCACTTCTTCCAGAAAGCTTAAAAATCAAGTCCTTCAGTAAACTGAGGACCTGCAATTCAGTCACCATTGCCTGGCTAGGAACACAAGAGCAGAGCAAGTACTGTGTGTACAAGAAAAGGATCAAAGAGGATCAAGTTTGGATGGAGGTGAGGAGCGCAGACAGGTGCTCAGGGCCCAAATCCAGACACAACTCTGAGAAAGTGCTGTGCAAATATTTCTATGATATAAATCTACGACGAGCAGTCACCACACAGACCATCAAGGGATTGGAAGCAGGGACTCTCTACCTGTTTGATGTTTATCTAACTGAACCTTCTGGGATCCCGGTCAGGTATCACAGTAAAGTTGTGAAGACCAGGAAAAAATGTTGA